The Granulicella sibirica genome has a segment encoding these proteins:
- a CDS encoding transglutaminase-like domain-containing protein produces the protein MLILSEFDIQFRLPAPTAIVAVLSVHPSLESRVRAGNKLAVEHFTTSIADAPAFTDGPKVNVSCTDFIDSFGNRCARFFAPKGHLRLSGSSVVETDAKPDPNDVRAEQASVQNLPADVLQFLLPSRYCQVDQFGGIAQDLFGSTAPGWARAVAIRDWVHARVAFNYNAARPTKTSMDVFTERVGVCRDFQHLAITLSRCMNIPARYATGYVGDIRRPFSGPGDFSAWYQVFLGGKWINIDARHNYPRIGRVLMATGRDAADVAITTSFGAAYLAHFYVESNEVDPQGNKVPLPEALEIPQPIPHELKTPTQTNGSEASPTQTQSATL, from the coding sequence ATGCTCATCCTGTCAGAGTTCGATATCCAGTTCCGCCTCCCGGCGCCTACTGCCATCGTCGCCGTACTCTCCGTGCATCCCTCGCTTGAGTCGCGCGTTCGTGCTGGAAACAAGCTGGCCGTGGAGCATTTCACGACCTCGATCGCGGACGCCCCAGCTTTTACCGACGGCCCGAAGGTGAACGTCTCCTGCACAGACTTTATCGACTCCTTCGGGAATCGTTGCGCACGCTTCTTTGCTCCGAAGGGGCATCTGCGTCTCTCCGGGTCGAGCGTCGTTGAGACCGACGCGAAACCAGATCCCAATGATGTGCGGGCGGAACAGGCTTCCGTGCAGAATCTGCCCGCGGACGTTCTCCAGTTTCTATTGCCCAGCCGGTACTGCCAGGTGGATCAGTTTGGTGGGATTGCGCAGGATCTCTTTGGCTCGACGGCTCCGGGATGGGCTCGGGCTGTAGCCATTCGCGACTGGGTGCACGCCCGCGTCGCGTTCAACTACAACGCGGCCCGGCCCACCAAGACGTCGATGGATGTATTCACCGAGCGCGTTGGCGTCTGCCGGGACTTCCAACACCTCGCCATCACGCTGTCCCGCTGCATGAACATTCCTGCACGGTATGCGACTGGCTACGTCGGGGACATCCGCAGGCCGTTCAGCGGGCCGGGCGACTTCAGCGCGTGGTACCAGGTGTTCCTCGGTGGGAAGTGGATCAACATCGATGCGCGACACAATTACCCCCGGATTGGCCGTGTCCTGATGGCGACGGGCCGCGATGCCGCCGATGTCGCCATCACGACCAGCTTCGGGGCGGCGTACCTTGCGCACTTCTATGTCGAATCAAATGAGGTCGACCCGCAGGGAAACAAGGTTCCGCTCCCGGAGGCGCTGGAGATCCCGCAACCAATCCCGCACGAGCTCAAGACGCCGACCCAGACGAACGGGAGCGAGGCAAGTCCGACCCAGACGCAGTCCGCCACGCTCTAG
- a CDS encoding circularly permuted type 2 ATP-grasp protein has translation MIGDLYQSTLRYGATYEESSADGINPRPHWEQLIESLRAIGPEELGHRWARAERRIRENGITYNIYGDPEGMNRPWRTDVVPLLIPAEEWRYIEAGVIQRAQLLSLLLQDLYGPQTLLTEGRFPAALLFGNPAFLRPMVGVKVPPHSYLHMMAVDLARSPDGEWWVLADRTQAPSGSGYALENRTIVSDMLPELFRNSNVLRLAPFFRAQRDALIGMSAQPNPRIVLLTPGPHNETYFEHSYLAKYLGFTLVEGADMTVRDRHVYLKTVGGLEQIDVILRRVDDNFCDPLELRGDSLLGVPGLVDAIVAGNVKVANALGSGLIESAAIMPFLPGLARHLLGEELKLPSVATWWCGQKRALDWVLDHLDEVVVKPAFPARGMEPVFGSELPAKEKAEFIQRLRAFPHEYVAQEQVALSTAPVWENDCLNSRSMVLRTYVLNTPTGWCAIPGGLVRVAEANGSVVSMQRGGHSKDAWVLSDSPVDTFSMLRPRNEPVELRRVSRVVPSSVADNTFWLGRYVERAENIARILRAIVPRVTLADEADLGSLLLLHSCLGTRLSKLPKRKRTPITYAHFEKELLSMLTDTKRWDSLPCTLEEISRIGGNVRERLSADMMLLIGQLRESMRSTPADRLADYSAKLTSCLALLSAFSGMERENINRGSGWLFMSLGRRLERSIYLTRELRIITRHLHIEDWAYLERLLEVADSSVTYRTRYYTTLQPLAVLDVLMADETNPRSLDFQINHLADLYGKLPRHVASDLKTMQEAITSMRRIDLQSIVYPPPGKIKRVDDGLSHLDRYLAELEEMLPSWSNNLSSRYFSHARTLPITMGQ, from the coding sequence ATGATCGGCGATCTCTACCAGTCCACCCTCCGCTACGGCGCCACCTATGAGGAGTCGTCCGCAGACGGCATCAACCCGCGCCCGCACTGGGAGCAGCTCATCGAATCCCTGCGCGCCATTGGCCCCGAGGAGCTCGGACATCGCTGGGCCCGCGCCGAACGCCGCATCCGCGAGAACGGCATCACCTACAACATCTACGGGGACCCCGAGGGCATGAACCGCCCGTGGCGCACCGACGTCGTGCCCCTCCTGATCCCCGCCGAAGAGTGGCGCTATATTGAGGCAGGCGTCATCCAGCGCGCCCAGCTCCTCAGCCTTCTCCTGCAAGACCTCTACGGCCCCCAGACGCTCCTGACCGAAGGCCGTTTTCCCGCCGCTCTCCTCTTTGGAAACCCCGCGTTCCTCCGCCCCATGGTCGGCGTCAAAGTCCCGCCGCACAGCTACCTCCACATGATGGCTGTCGACCTCGCCCGGTCGCCTGACGGAGAGTGGTGGGTGCTGGCCGACCGCACCCAGGCTCCCTCGGGCAGCGGTTATGCCCTCGAAAACCGAACCATCGTCTCTGACATGTTGCCGGAGCTCTTTCGCAACTCGAACGTCCTTCGCCTCGCCCCGTTCTTCCGAGCCCAGCGTGACGCTCTCATCGGCATGTCCGCGCAGCCGAACCCGCGCATCGTCCTCCTCACCCCCGGCCCGCACAACGAGACCTACTTCGAGCACTCCTACCTCGCCAAGTACCTCGGCTTCACCCTCGTCGAGGGAGCGGACATGACCGTCCGCGATCGCCACGTCTACCTCAAGACCGTCGGCGGCCTCGAGCAGATCGACGTCATCCTTCGCCGCGTCGACGACAACTTCTGCGACCCGCTCGAACTCCGCGGCGACTCGCTCCTCGGCGTGCCCGGCCTCGTCGACGCTATCGTTGCCGGAAACGTCAAGGTGGCGAACGCTCTCGGCAGCGGCCTCATCGAGTCGGCCGCCATCATGCCGTTCCTTCCCGGTCTCGCCCGCCATCTTCTCGGCGAAGAGCTCAAGCTTCCCTCCGTAGCCACCTGGTGGTGCGGCCAGAAGCGAGCGCTCGACTGGGTCCTAGACCACCTCGATGAAGTCGTCGTCAAGCCAGCCTTTCCCGCGCGGGGCATGGAACCCGTCTTCGGCTCCGAGCTTCCCGCAAAAGAGAAGGCCGAGTTCATTCAGCGCCTCCGTGCCTTCCCTCACGAATACGTCGCGCAGGAGCAGGTCGCACTCTCCACCGCCCCCGTCTGGGAGAACGACTGCCTCAACTCCCGCAGCATGGTTCTCCGCACCTACGTCCTGAACACCCCGACCGGCTGGTGCGCCATCCCGGGCGGCCTCGTGCGCGTCGCCGAGGCTAACGGGTCCGTTGTCTCCATGCAGCGCGGCGGTCACAGCAAGGACGCATGGGTTCTTTCCGATAGCCCGGTCGACACCTTCAGCATGCTTCGCCCGCGCAACGAGCCCGTCGAGCTGCGCCGCGTCTCGCGCGTCGTCCCAAGCAGCGTGGCCGACAACACCTTCTGGCTCGGCCGCTATGTCGAACGCGCGGAGAACATCGCACGCATCCTCCGCGCCATCGTCCCCCGCGTCACCTTGGCCGACGAGGCCGACCTCGGCAGCCTTTTGCTCCTGCATAGTTGTCTTGGCACCCGGCTGAGCAAGCTTCCCAAGCGCAAGCGGACGCCGATCACCTATGCCCACTTCGAGAAGGAACTCCTCTCGATGCTCACCGACACCAAACGCTGGGACAGCCTCCCCTGTACGCTCGAGGAGATCTCACGCATCGGCGGCAACGTGCGCGAACGCCTCTCGGCCGACATGATGCTGCTCATCGGCCAGCTTCGCGAATCCATGCGCAGCACCCCCGCTGACCGGCTCGCGGACTACTCGGCCAAGCTGACCTCCTGCCTCGCCCTGCTCTCCGCCTTCTCCGGTATGGAGCGCGAGAACATCAACCGCGGCTCAGGCTGGCTCTTCATGAGCCTCGGCCGCCGGCTCGAACGCTCGATCTATCTCACACGCGAACTGCGCATCATCACACGGCATCTCCACATCGAAGACTGGGCCTACCTCGAACGCCTCTTGGAGGTAGCCGATAGCTCCGTCACCTATCGGACGCGCTACTACACCACCCTGCAGCCGCTCGCCGTGTTAGATGTCCTCATGGCCGACGAGACGAATCCGCGTTCACTCGACTTCCAGATCAACCACCTCGCCGATCTCTACGGCAAGCTTCCCCGCCACGTGGCCTCCGATCTGAAGACGATGCAGGAAGCCATCACCTCGATGCGTCGCATCGATCTGCAGTCGATCGTCTACCCGCCGCCGGGCAAGATCAAGCGCGTGGATGATGGCCTCAGTCACTTGGATCGTTATCTTGCGGAGCTGGAAGAGATGCTGCCGTCCTGGTCGAACAACCTGTCGAGCCGGTACTTCAGCCACGCTCGCACCTTGCCGATCACCATGGGCCAATAG
- a CDS encoding MGH1-like glycoside hydrolase domain-containing protein: MPNQDEISASPCIEDIRLQKSTSREENWQRWGTYLPERQWGTVREDYSADGNAWNFTHDMARYRAYRWGEDGLLGWTDRECRLCYSTSLWNGKDAILKERLFGLGNPEGNHGEDVKEQFYYLDATPTHSYAKALYKYPQRAFPYDDIVKENRTRGYDDLEYELLDTDIFDEDRYFDVLIEYAKCSPEDTLVRLTISNRGPEAADLTVAPTLTLRNNWAWRNLEQGQETKPWMHLQDGNDRTVIANHKTLGRYRFMAVEEDGGPQSEEILFTENDTNVRRLDPNYNGPQGYSKDAFDRYLVQGEKDAVKQEKIGTKTAFVYRISIPAGETQVIRLRLVREDESEPGSIDVAGFEQCFKERKDDADDFYARRIPKTFNDDERNVSRQAYGGLLWCKQFYYYVSERWLAGDPAQPAPPAERLQGGNAQWKHLFCRDILSMPDKWEYPWFAAWDTAFHMIPMAQIDPEYAKSQLLILLREWYLHPNGQMPAYEFAFSDVNPPVHAWAVYHVYKATADKDGNGDLDFLERAFQKLLLNFTWWVNRNDQGGHNLFGGGFLGLDNIGVFDRSTTLPDGVSLNQADGTAWMGLYCSTMLGIALELAQTRPAYEDIASKFFEHFIGIIDAINTLGGTGLWDEEAGFFFDQLTSKGGTPKPLKVRSIVGLVPLYAIGVLSKPHLDKLPGFTKRMNWFLKNKKQLARYVSQVETKDPDYKDARFIALVPKDRLVRILRCVFDETEFFSNHGVRGLSRVHAEHPYEVELAGKTLTVKYVPGEGDSGMFGGNSNWRGPVWFPVNMLLLNALERYHAVYGDSVKVECPAGSGKMLNLLEAAEEISRRLVSLFLRDETGRRPSHGTEQRYIDDPHWKDLVLFSEYFCGDTGRGIGASHQTGWTALAATCMERMHRVRSEEKIG; this comes from the coding sequence GTGCCTAATCAAGACGAGATTTCCGCATCACCGTGCATCGAAGACATCCGGCTTCAAAAATCCACGTCCCGCGAAGAAAACTGGCAGCGCTGGGGGACTTACCTGCCTGAGCGGCAGTGGGGAACGGTTCGTGAGGACTACTCGGCGGACGGGAATGCGTGGAACTTCACGCATGACATGGCCCGATACCGCGCCTATCGCTGGGGCGAGGATGGGCTGCTTGGATGGACCGACCGCGAGTGCCGCCTGTGCTACTCCACGTCGCTCTGGAACGGCAAGGACGCGATTCTGAAGGAGAGGCTCTTCGGGCTCGGTAATCCTGAGGGAAACCACGGAGAGGACGTCAAGGAGCAGTTCTACTATCTTGACGCGACGCCCACGCACTCCTATGCGAAGGCGCTTTACAAATATCCTCAGCGAGCCTTCCCGTACGACGACATCGTCAAGGAGAACCGCACGCGGGGCTACGACGATCTCGAATACGAGCTTCTCGATACCGACATCTTTGATGAAGATCGTTATTTCGACGTTCTGATCGAGTACGCGAAGTGTTCGCCGGAGGACACACTGGTCCGCCTCACGATCTCGAATCGGGGACCGGAGGCCGCGGATCTAACCGTCGCCCCGACGCTGACGCTGCGCAACAACTGGGCATGGCGGAATCTCGAGCAGGGCCAGGAGACGAAGCCCTGGATGCATCTGCAGGACGGCAACGACCGCACCGTCATCGCGAACCACAAGACGCTTGGGCGCTATCGATTTATGGCCGTGGAGGAAGACGGCGGTCCGCAGTCGGAAGAGATTCTTTTTACCGAAAACGACACAAACGTTCGCCGTCTCGACCCGAACTATAACGGGCCACAGGGCTATTCGAAAGATGCGTTCGACCGATACCTGGTTCAGGGAGAGAAGGACGCAGTCAAGCAGGAGAAGATCGGGACCAAGACGGCGTTCGTCTATCGAATCTCCATTCCTGCGGGCGAGACGCAGGTCATCCGGCTGCGGCTTGTGCGGGAAGATGAAAGCGAGCCCGGATCCATCGATGTCGCTGGATTCGAGCAGTGCTTTAAAGAGCGGAAGGACGATGCCGACGACTTCTACGCCAGGCGGATCCCGAAGACCTTCAACGATGACGAGCGAAACGTCTCACGGCAGGCCTATGGCGGGCTCCTGTGGTGCAAGCAGTTCTATTACTACGTTTCGGAGCGCTGGCTGGCTGGCGACCCGGCGCAGCCTGCTCCGCCTGCGGAGCGCCTGCAGGGCGGGAATGCGCAGTGGAAGCATCTCTTCTGCCGCGACATTCTCTCCATGCCGGATAAGTGGGAGTACCCGTGGTTTGCCGCGTGGGACACCGCGTTCCACATGATTCCGATGGCACAGATCGATCCGGAGTACGCGAAGAGCCAGTTGCTCATTCTGTTGCGCGAATGGTATCTGCACCCCAACGGACAAATGCCGGCCTATGAGTTCGCCTTCAGCGACGTGAACCCGCCGGTACATGCGTGGGCGGTTTATCACGTCTACAAAGCCACTGCGGACAAGGATGGGAATGGCGACCTTGACTTCCTCGAGCGCGCGTTTCAGAAGCTTCTACTGAACTTTACCTGGTGGGTCAATCGCAATGACCAGGGCGGCCATAACCTCTTCGGCGGCGGCTTCCTCGGACTGGATAACATCGGCGTCTTCGACCGCTCGACGACGCTTCCCGATGGGGTATCGCTTAATCAGGCCGACGGCACGGCGTGGATGGGCCTCTACTGCTCGACCATGTTGGGAATCGCGCTTGAACTGGCGCAAACGCGGCCTGCCTACGAGGACATCGCGAGTAAGTTCTTCGAGCACTTCATCGGCATCATCGATGCCATCAACACGCTTGGAGGCACCGGGCTCTGGGACGAGGAGGCGGGCTTCTTTTTTGATCAGTTGACGAGTAAAGGGGGCACTCCGAAGCCGCTGAAGGTACGGTCGATCGTCGGGCTGGTTCCGCTGTACGCGATCGGGGTGTTGAGCAAGCCGCATCTCGACAAGCTGCCCGGCTTCACCAAGCGGATGAACTGGTTCCTCAAGAATAAGAAGCAGCTTGCGCGATACGTCTCGCAGGTGGAGACCAAGGATCCGGACTATAAGGATGCGCGCTTCATCGCTCTCGTTCCGAAGGATCGCCTCGTGCGTATCCTGCGCTGCGTCTTCGATGAGACGGAGTTCTTCTCGAACCATGGCGTGCGCGGACTGTCGCGCGTCCACGCCGAACACCCCTACGAAGTCGAGCTTGCGGGCAAAACGCTGACAGTCAAGTATGTGCCCGGAGAGGGCGACAGCGGCATGTTCGGGGGAAACAGCAACTGGAGGGGCCCGGTCTGGTTTCCGGTCAACATGCTCCTGCTCAATGCGCTCGAGCGATACCACGCGGTTTACGGTGACAGCGTCAAGGTGGAGTGTCCGGCTGGAAGCGGGAAGATGCTGAACCTTCTCGAAGCGGCGGAGGAGATCTCGCGGCGGCTCGTCTCGTTGTTTCTCCGGGATGAGACAGGACGGCGTCCTTCGCATGGAACCGAACAAAGGTACATCGACGATCCGCATTGGAAGGATCTCGTGCTCTTCAGCGAGTACTTCTGCGGAGATACCGGCCGCGGAATCGGGGCCAGCCACCAGACCGGATGGACCGCGCTGGCGGCGACCTGCATGGAGAGGATGCACCGGGTCCGTTCGGAAGAGAAGATCGGCTGA
- a CDS encoding transglutaminase family protein: MIYKVSHRTTYKYVYPVSVGNHVACLKPRSSAQNYVVHNTLNIQPAPVTYTERVDYFGNTLCFFTVQEPHKKLVVEANSEVVVTPDTSISDRASLPWEQSTDCLALDHSVECLDAYQYQFESPRIRIRPDFAAYALESFTPQRPMREALLDLTTRIYKDFRFDSKVTTVRTPTEEVFKKRRGVCQDFAHVQIACLRSIKIAARYVSGYLRTYPPPGKPRLIGADASHAWVSAYCRGVGWLDMDPTNNVAPTDGHVTLAWGRDYGDVSPLRGLILGGGGHSLNVEVDMEPIEG; the protein is encoded by the coding sequence ATGATCTACAAAGTCAGCCATCGCACCACGTACAAGTACGTCTATCCCGTATCAGTCGGCAATCATGTAGCGTGCCTCAAGCCGCGTTCGTCCGCGCAGAACTACGTCGTTCACAACACCCTCAATATCCAGCCCGCACCTGTCACCTATACCGAACGAGTCGACTACTTCGGCAACACCCTCTGCTTCTTCACCGTGCAGGAGCCGCACAAGAAGCTCGTCGTCGAAGCGAACAGCGAAGTCGTCGTGACGCCCGATACATCCATCTCTGACCGCGCCTCACTGCCATGGGAGCAGTCCACCGACTGCCTCGCTCTCGATCACAGTGTTGAATGTCTTGACGCCTACCAGTACCAGTTCGAGTCGCCACGCATCCGCATCCGCCCAGACTTCGCAGCCTACGCACTCGAATCCTTCACGCCGCAGCGCCCGATGCGCGAAGCCCTGCTCGACCTCACCACCCGCATCTACAAAGACTTCCGCTTCGACTCCAAGGTGACGACCGTCCGCACGCCTACCGAAGAGGTCTTCAAGAAGCGTCGCGGCGTCTGCCAGGACTTCGCCCACGTCCAGATAGCCTGCCTTCGTTCAATCAAGATCGCCGCCCGCTATGTCAGCGGCTATCTCCGCACCTATCCGCCGCCCGGCAAGCCAAGGCTCATCGGCGCTGACGCCTCCCACGCCTGGGTCTCGGCTTACTGCCGCGGCGTGGGCTGGCTCGACATGGACCCCACCAACAACGTCGCCCCCACCGACGGCCACGTCACCCTCGCCTGGGGACGCGACTACGGCGACGTCAGCCCCCTGCGCGGCCTCATCCTCGGCGGCGGCGGCCACTCCCTGAACGTAGAAGTTGATATGGAACCGATCGAGGGTTAG
- a CDS encoding DUF2126 domain-containing protein has translation MGLQVALHHRTQYRYDKAVSLGPQVIQLRPAPHCRTPILSYSLDITPSDRILNWQFDPLSNHLARAIFPSKTTEFTVDVNLVADLTPYNPFAFFLEPGFESFPFQYPADQLGNLEPYRAKEPFGPLLKRFVAELSLEKQGTIDFLVSLNQKVRDAVGYVTRLEHGVQTCEQTLTGATGSCRDSAWLLVQICRQVGLAARFVSGYLIQLVEDEPSVDGPPGPTVDSADLHAWTEVYLPGAGWIGLDPTSGLFTSEGHIPLVCTPTASQAAPISGTSESARVDFGHTMSVKRLNEAPSLTKPYSDDEWLKIRGVAHAIDRDVKHQDIRLTMGGEPTYVGIDEPEAMQWNIEALGPLKRTRGLALIRCLRERTAPGGLLHFGQGKWYPGEPLPRWAFHCVSRLDGVPVWENVDLFAFEDKEYGFTVEDSFTFLKALTHRLQVSASDILPAFNQPDDNGDPTTPAGYILPLRRRQPEGRLAWSSQLWFPRPHRLVLSWGDSPIGYRITVDSMPFVAPDELVYDREDGELVKLPAHPARRPDLFAVEPTPDPLPPLSSTAETAKELIRPSLCVEAREGRLHVFLPYVSVVADYLDLVAAIEDTAQFLEMPIWIEGYTPPHDLRLRAFSLTPDPGVLEVNLPPTDNWDDLEALNAVLADEAHKNRLIAGKFAYDGSHLATGGGSHIVIGANSVPDSPLLRRPDLLRSMVSFWQNHPSLSYLFSGMYVGPTSQYPRVDEARADALYELEVSFSQLTGDDPPYILDGLFRNLLVDVTGNTHRAEFCIDKLFPPEGQGLRLGLLELRAFEMAPHYRMGLMQMLLVRALVCAFWKQPFTGSLLRWGTALHDRFMLPHFVQRDFAEVLGFLQRGGYPLEDKWFASHVEFRFPKIGSIQVDGVELELRQALEPWNVLAEETSSGRTGRSVDSSLERMQVKVTGLTTESRYIVTCNGRQVPLHPTGEPGEAVAGIRYRARRLSAALHPTIPVHTPLSFELIDTWKQRSIGRCTYFAGPPDGTIHTTRPENATEAKARRLQRFQVSEPSSDPIVTPGEEHNPIFPMTLDLRWPAPDAALIETPGVAP, from the coding sequence ATGGGACTTCAGGTTGCACTGCACCACCGGACGCAATATCGGTACGATAAGGCCGTTTCGCTAGGCCCCCAGGTGATTCAGTTGCGCCCCGCGCCGCACTGTCGAACCCCTATCCTGAGCTACTCGCTCGACATCACCCCGTCCGATCGCATCCTGAACTGGCAGTTCGACCCCCTCTCGAACCACCTGGCCCGCGCCATCTTCCCAAGCAAGACCACAGAGTTCACCGTCGACGTCAACCTCGTCGCCGACCTCACCCCCTACAACCCCTTCGCCTTCTTCCTCGAGCCCGGCTTCGAGAGCTTTCCCTTTCAGTACCCGGCGGACCAGCTTGGAAATCTGGAGCCGTACCGCGCAAAGGAGCCGTTCGGCCCCCTGCTTAAACGCTTTGTCGCAGAGTTGTCGCTCGAAAAGCAGGGAACAATCGACTTCCTCGTCAGCCTTAACCAGAAGGTACGTGACGCGGTCGGCTACGTGACGCGCCTCGAGCACGGCGTCCAGACCTGCGAGCAGACCCTTACCGGCGCCACCGGTTCCTGCCGCGACTCCGCCTGGCTGCTCGTGCAGATCTGCCGCCAGGTGGGCCTCGCCGCCCGCTTCGTCTCCGGATACCTTATTCAACTCGTAGAGGACGAACCGTCTGTCGATGGCCCCCCGGGGCCGACCGTCGACTCCGCCGACCTCCACGCCTGGACCGAGGTCTACCTTCCCGGTGCGGGGTGGATCGGCCTAGACCCGACCTCAGGTCTCTTCACCTCCGAAGGACACATCCCCCTCGTCTGCACCCCAACCGCCTCTCAGGCCGCGCCCATCAGCGGAACCTCCGAGAGCGCCCGTGTCGACTTCGGCCATACGATGTCGGTCAAGCGCCTGAATGAAGCGCCGAGCCTGACGAAACCCTACAGCGACGACGAGTGGTTGAAGATCCGCGGGGTCGCCCACGCCATCGACCGGGATGTGAAGCATCAGGACATTCGCCTCACCATGGGCGGCGAGCCCACTTACGTCGGCATCGACGAGCCCGAGGCCATGCAGTGGAACATCGAGGCTCTTGGCCCGCTCAAGCGAACCCGCGGCCTGGCGCTTATCCGATGTCTCCGCGAACGCACCGCCCCCGGCGGTCTCCTGCACTTCGGGCAAGGGAAGTGGTATCCCGGAGAGCCGCTCCCGCGCTGGGCCTTTCATTGCGTCTCCCGCCTCGATGGGGTTCCGGTCTGGGAGAACGTCGACCTCTTCGCCTTCGAAGACAAGGAATACGGTTTCACGGTCGAGGACAGCTTCACCTTCCTCAAAGCTCTTACGCATCGCCTGCAGGTCAGCGCCTCGGACATCCTCCCCGCCTTCAACCAGCCGGACGACAACGGCGACCCAACCACGCCCGCCGGATACATCCTGCCGCTCCGCCGCCGCCAACCCGAAGGCCGCCTCGCGTGGTCGAGCCAGCTCTGGTTCCCACGCCCCCACCGCCTCGTACTGTCCTGGGGCGATTCGCCCATCGGCTACCGCATCACGGTCGACTCGATGCCCTTCGTCGCTCCCGACGAACTCGTCTATGACCGGGAAGACGGTGAGCTAGTCAAGCTCCCGGCACATCCCGCCCGCCGCCCCGATCTCTTTGCCGTCGAACCCACACCCGACCCGCTTCCACCCCTCTCGAGCACCGCCGAGACGGCGAAAGAGCTCATCCGCCCCTCGCTCTGCGTCGAGGCACGCGAAGGCCGCCTTCACGTCTTCCTCCCCTACGTCTCCGTCGTAGCGGATTACCTCGACCTCGTCGCCGCCATTGAGGACACCGCGCAGTTCCTCGAGATGCCTATCTGGATCGAGGGATACACCCCGCCGCACGACCTGCGCCTTCGCGCCTTCTCGCTCACCCCGGACCCGGGCGTCCTCGAGGTCAACCTGCCTCCCACCGACAACTGGGACGACCTCGAAGCCCTCAATGCCGTCCTCGCCGACGAGGCCCACAAGAATCGCCTCATCGCCGGCAAGTTCGCCTACGACGGCAGCCACCTCGCCACCGGCGGCGGAAGCCACATCGTCATCGGCGCCAACAGCGTGCCGGACAGCCCTCTTCTTCGCCGCCCCGACCTGCTCCGCAGCATGGTCTCCTTCTGGCAGAACCACCCGTCGCTTTCGTACCTCTTTTCGGGAATGTACGTTGGCCCCACCAGCCAGTACCCTCGTGTCGATGAGGCTCGCGCCGATGCTCTCTATGAGCTTGAAGTCTCGTTCAGCCAGCTCACCGGAGACGATCCGCCGTACATCCTCGACGGATTGTTCCGCAACCTGCTCGTCGACGTCACGGGGAACACGCATCGTGCCGAATTCTGCATCGATAAGCTCTTCCCGCCCGAAGGTCAGGGCCTCCGCCTCGGTCTCCTCGAACTGCGCGCCTTCGAGATGGCCCCGCACTACCGCATGGGCCTCATGCAGATGCTCCTGGTCCGTGCCCTCGTCTGCGCGTTCTGGAAGCAGCCCTTCACCGGAAGCCTCCTGCGCTGGGGCACAGCGCTCCATGACCGCTTCATGCTCCCGCACTTCGTCCAGCGCGACTTCGCCGAAGTCCTCGGCTTCCTGCAGCGCGGCGGCTATCCGCTCGAGGATAAGTGGTTCGCTTCACACGTCGAGTTCCGCTTCCCGAAGATCGGCTCCATCCAGGTCGACGGAGTCGAGCTCGAACTTCGCCAGGCGCTCGAGCCATGGAACGTCCTCGCCGAGGAGACAAGCTCAGGCCGCACCGGCCGCTCCGTCGATTCGTCTTTGGAGCGCATGCAGGTGAAGGTGACCGGCCTCACCACCGAATCGCGCTACATCGTCACCTGCAACGGCCGCCAGGTCCCTCTCCATCCCACCGGAGAGCCCGGCGAAGCCGTCGCCGGAATCCGCTACCGCGCGCGCCGCCTCTCCGCTGCGCTGCATCCAACCATCCCAGTGCACACTCCCCTGAGCTTTGAGCTGATCGACACCTGGAAGCAGCGCTCGATCGGCCGTTGCACTTACTTCGCCGGTCCGCCCGATGGCACCATCCACACCACGCGCCCCGAGAACGCGACGGAAGCCAAGGCTCGCCGCCTGCAGCGCTTCCAGGTCTCCGAGCCGTCGTCAGATCCCATCGTCACGCCGGGCGAAGAGCACAACCCGATCTTCCCGATGACCCTCGATCTCCGCTGGCCCGCCCCGGATGCCGCTCTCATCGAGACTCCAGGAGTCGCCCCATGA